A single Drechmeria coniospora strain ARSEF 6962 chromosome 03, whole genome shotgun sequence DNA region contains:
- a CDS encoding helix-loop-helix DNA-binding domain-containing protein, with product MDDDVGNQLVDSSKQQASSVVSPDSNAAQPVPFWDSSTPGSSSRMSNTFEFTSAPSEASIPSFDPAIAAFADMSFIRPSGPSPQYAAQQQKGLPAGSSQPECFHRRDQHDKKRLKPDPDTPALDSMDYWINFDGDLDEMGSFEIDYSNRNDPTGQNRAGTAGSTMPGLGSGQYSAAMAPFREEDFIDDTAFDQALSDDEDLFDSAHLGEQMSEMEKLAPPQPPQPPPPLPMLSVPAVGKHQALYASPQAWDRVQLGMRPPMAPNDMPRQFRRDIWDALPHGANQVLSPEEQRRLLEIALNTGRMPGSFIPPNGFGIGFGAGLGARPPAEFEKRAALTAKRRSSSASAPKAEESSADGKRKQQDKKPAATKAGPSKKPGDHAKPKSADRIAHNDVERKYRTNLKDRIAELRDAVPALHSPAHEAESDGGSGQQGAAKVSKGTVLTKATEYIQLLEQRNKDIMTEHQQLARRLQAFETLFNSVTRPDLMMPNHSMALFDPRGFC from the exons atggacgacgatgtcGGCAACCAACTTGTAGACAGCAGCAAGCAGCAAGCCTCATCCGTTGTCTCTCCAGATTCAAACGCTGCCCAGCCGGTGCCGTTCTGGGATTCGTCCACACCTGGGTCCAGCTCGAGGATGAGCAACACCTTCGAATTCACCTCGGCCCCTTCGGAGGCTTCGATCCCCTCCTTCGATCCCGCCATTGCCGCATTCGCCGACATGTCCTTTATCCGCCCGTCGGGCCCTTCACCGCAATATGCCGCCCAGCAGCAGAAGGGCCTACCGGCAGGCTCCTCGCAACCGGAATGCTTCCACCGACGAGACCAACACGATAAGAAGCGGTTAAAACCAGATCCCGACACGCCGGCGTTGGACTCGATGGATTACTGGATCAATTTCGATGGCGATCTGGACGAGATGGGCAGCTTCGAGATTGACTATTCCAACCGCAACGATCCCACGGGCCAAAATCG AGCGGGCACGGCCGGGAGCACGATGCCGGGTTTGGGAAGCGGTCAGTATTCCGCGGCCATGGCACCGTTTAGGGAAGAGGacttcatcgacgacaccGCCTTCGACCAAGCcctctccgacgacgaggacctgtTCGATTCAGCCCACCTCGGCGAGCAGATGTCCGAGATGGAAAAGTTGGCCCCTCCGCAGCCACCGcagcctccgcctccgctgCCGATGCTATCCGTCCCTGCGGTTGGGAAGCACCAAGCTCTTTACGCATCACCGCAGGCTTGGGATCGAGTCCAGCTTGGCATGCGACCGCCCATGGCGCCGAACGACATGCCGCGCCAGTTTCGACGAGACATTTGGGACGCACTTCCCCACGGCGCGAACCAGGTTCTCAGCCCCGAAGAGCAGCGGCGCCTGCTCGAAATCGCTCTCAATACCGGCAGGATGCCGGGCAGCTTCATCCCCCCCAACGGATTTGGCATCGGGTTCGGTGCCGGGCTCggcgcccgcccgcccgccgaGTTTGAAAAGCGTGCAGCCCTTACGGCGAAGCGACGGAGCAGTTCTGCGAGCGCGCCCAAAGCGGAAGAGTCGTCGGCGGATGGGAAGCGGAAACAACAGGACAAGAAGCCTGCCGCGACAAAGGCAGGGCCGTCCAAGAAACCGGGAGATCATGCAAAGCCTAAATCGGCCGACAGAATTGCCCATAATGACGTCGAGCGCAAGTATCGGACCAACCTCAAGGACAGGATCGCAGAGCTGCGCGATGCTGTGCCGGCGCTACATTCGCCGGCGCACGAGGCCGAGTCGGATGGCGGATCTGGTCAGCAAGGTGCGGCCAAAGTGAGCAAG GGCACCGTACTGACCAAGGCCACCGAGTATATCCAGCTGCTGGAGCAACGAAACAAGGACATCATGACGGAACACCAGCAATTGGCCCGTCGTCTGCAGGCCTTTGAGACGCTATTCAACAGCGTCACTCGACCAGATCTCATGATGCCGAATCACAGCATGGCTCTTTTTGACCCTAGAGGCTTCTGCTGA